Part of the Plasmodium vinckei vinckei genome assembly, organelle: plastid:apicoplast genome, GTATATTAACAAATTGGTATATGTTTAAAAAAAAAATAATAATATATTTATGGTTAGAAAAATTATTTAAAAATAATTATATTATTAATATATTATCAAAAAAATGTTTATATAATTTAAAAAATATTTATAATAAATTATATAAAAATATAAATGGTATAAAAAATATGAGTATATTACCTAAACATATTTGTTTATTAAATTATAATAATTTAATATTAAAAGAAATTTTAAAATTAAAATTAATATTAATAAGTTTTATTAATTTAAGTATAGATTCAAGTTATATAAATATAAAAATTTTAGGGAATTATAATAATTATAAATCTTTAAAATTAATATATAAGATAATATATACATCTATTATTCATAGTAAAATTAAAAATATGTAAAAATAGTTTTAATTAAATAAAATTTATTATATTCAATATAATAATTATTTAAAATATACCAAAAATTAATAAATTTAATTAACATTAAATTATATTTATTAATTATTATATATAATGTTTTTAAATTTTTATATTTATATTTAAGAATATTATATAAATAATTATTTGAATTTTTACTTTTTAATATAATATTAATTTGTTTGTTTAAATATATATATTTTATTTTTTTATTATTTTTAAATTGTTTAAGTAATAAAATTTTTTTTAATTTATAATGAATATTAAATATCATTTTAATTTTAGTATATATAATTTTTTTTTAAAAGAGAAAATGGGATTCGAACCCATGAAATATTATTATTTTTTTGATCTCAAATCAAACACAATAAACCGCTCTGTCATTTCCCTTAGTATATTTTAATTTAAATTAATAACATTTAAATTTATATAATAAAATTTTAATTATATTTTTATTTAATCTAAATCCATATTTTAAATATTGTAATAATATATAATAAATACAAGAAATAATATTTAATTTTGAATTATAAATACCTAATTTAATTATATTATATTTATTATATTTTTTTAAATATAAATAAATTTTATATGTTTTATATTTAGTTTTGTTTGATTTTGAATATAAAAATATATTAGTCATTTAAATTATTTATATATATTTAATAAAAAAATACAAATAATGGAATTTGAATCCATATCTTTAATTTGGAAAATTAATATTTTACCTATTTAAACTATATTTGTTATGTTATTATAATGAATAAATATTGAATTTTAGATTATAATATTGATTTAAAAAATAATATAAAATATATTTATTTGTATTAAAATATTTTTTATTATAATTTAATAATAAATCGCTTATAGATTTATCAAAAATTAATTCTAATAATCTTTTTAAAGGACGTGCTCCATATAAAGGATTATAAGTTAATTTAATTATGAAATATTTTAAGTTATTATTAATAGATATAATAATATTTAATTTGTTTAAATATAATTTTGTTTTTAATTCTGTTATAAATTTATTAAAAATTAAATTTAATGCTTTTATATTTAAAGGATTAAATATTAATATGTTTGTTAATCTATTTAATAATTCAGGTTTAAAATAATTAGTTATTTTAGTTTTAATATTATTTTTTATATCTTTTAAATCTAATTCATTTAAATAATTTTTATTATTTAAATATTTATCATAATTTGTAGGACATCCTAAGTTACTTGTTAATAAAATTATTGTATTTGTAAAATCAATTAATTTACCAGTAGTATCTGTTAATCTACCTTCGTCTAATATTTGTAACATTATATTATAAATATCAGGATGTGCTTTTTCTATTTCATCAAATAAAATAACACAATTTGGTTTATTATATACTTGTTCTGTTAATTGACCTCCTTCTGAGTAACCAATATAACCTGGAGGTGAACCTATTAATCTAGAAATAGAATGTTTTTCCATATATTCACTCATATCAAATCTAATTAATTCGTTTTCAGAACCAAATAATTGTT contains:
- a CDS encoding apicoplast ribosomal protein S2, whose protein sequence is MFVTFKDLLKSKIYIGNNYKNIYINNYKFIYKIKYNYCILNFTLIILYLYKLYLYIYNISIFNNKILFIINNNLITHLIINICNLTNNFYIIKWVPGILTNWYMFKKKIIIYLWLEKLFKNNYIINILSKKCLYNLKNIYNKLYKNINGIKNMSILPKHICLLNYNNLILKEILKLKLILISFINLSIDSSYINIKILGNYNNYKSLKLIYKIIYTSIIHSKIKNM